In a genomic window of Cytobacillus sp. FSL H8-0458:
- a CDS encoding stage VI sporulation protein F, which yields MDNNFFKNLEKKTGVNMKDVFELAGSLQNANFKDEKTVRNVIKRVSQIANKPVSKDMEDKIVKSIVADGKQLDFNTISQMINKK from the coding sequence ATGGATAACAACTTTTTTAAAAACCTTGAAAAGAAAACAGGCGTAAATATGAAGGATGTATTTGAACTGGCCGGCTCTTTGCAGAATGCAAATTTTAAAGATGAAAAAACTGTGAGAAATGTAATCAAAAGGGTTTCACAAATTGCAAACAAACCAGTCTCTAAGGATATGGAAGATAAGATTGTTAAATCGATCGTTGCTGATGGAAAGCAGCTTGACTTTAATACAATTTCCCAGATGATAAATAAAAAATAA